The window aagttttttaacaAATTTCTTGTGAGAATCCATGGTGTTTCCAGCTACGTATATGTAAATTTTCGTCATGTTTgtactgaagaagaaaaaaatgaaaagagtcaaatttaaaatcttattCAAATTTTCACTATTATCCTTGTCGCCACCACCTGTTCCAACAATCCAACGTAGCCTGAAgggttttaaatgtgctttacaaaACATAATGTTGTAATTAGATACAACAGAATCACCATTGGGTGgggaaacattttcattttcacgtcttttaagaacatttgtgcAATCCTTCAGTCATGTAGCATTCAGCATATCTTGAATCATTTACAAGAGTATTGACATGTCATATTAATGTCAACTTACCGTGCGAGATGTTTTATACGTcgcactgttgttgttttcaaacaGGGGTGACTTCGTTGTCCTGCGAGGCTCTTCAactctttcactttcactgtagATAACATCTGAAATGACGCACTGTGAGTAAGTGCAGTGTCATAATTTTACCAGCAGGTGCCAGTATTGTGACATCACTGGCCATGCATAGGCCTATAAGAGATGAAGTTGCAAGGCCAGTATGGTTGAAGAATAAAATCAATGGAAACTTAAAGTAGCTATGCTATTCAGAAATTAAagatttaaatttaaagatgcttataatacatttaaagcTATAGTGGATAAGatgtctgactgacagctgttcaatattatactgtacagtatgctGGAGGTTTTGGAAACTCATTAGCATGATCTCACAGCTCTTTACCTCTGAGACTGTTacaaaatcaattttattttctctgttgatGTAGCATTTACAGATACTAAATGTAGGCTGTTGTATCTGTTCGCGCTGAACTACTAGATTATCTGAGGtcagaaatacagtaaatgattaattggAGTAGTATTTCCTGAGTGTGTACTGTTTAGCAAGGGAGTGATTCTTCATCCGCCTGTAATGTAAAGTTGTCTGGATCATCTGTATCTGCACTCAGCGGTCTGATCGTGACGGGTTGACGTTCCCCCTCAGGCTTTCACTTCCCTCTGACAAATGAGCAGTGCTGCTGATGGAGTGGTCAGCGGGAAAACTGTGGCCTTAATTCTGTGATCTCTCAAAGACAACCAGgcaatgtaaagaaaaacatattctGCTTGCATGAGcacatcatttgtttttgtttaatttcttttccATAAAACTTACATCATAATATTTGATGTCTATCAAAAGTCCCTAGAGGTTATGGGAATCATTCTCTTTTGGTGCCAACTTACTTAAACAAACccattttttcaaatttggaTATTGTTTTCTAGTTAATCTCAACATAAATGCTACAGGTATTTAAGAGAAAAATCTTTGTACAGTTTGAcaattgctttattttttaatttccttctACAGGGGATGGTGTCCTTTCATGATCTTGTTTCTGTagaaaatgacattaaacttaAATTGTTCCACATTGTTCATTTGTCATAGTTTGCATCAGTCTAAAGAGGTGACACTCTATTCTGTGATAACCTAAGACAAGACATATGTTCTGTAAATTAAACTCAGGGTAAACGGATTTTAGGTATCAATATCCctgataaaaaaacaagctgcaaacacaagCTGCGCACTCAGCAGGGGTGATTATAACATTTAATCACCAGGCCCTATCACTGAGCTGGGCAGGCATCTCGCCTAAAGGTTTGATTTACCCGCCCTCTTCCTGAGGAAAAATCTCATTCACTAGACAGATTGCTGAGCGGGCCTCTCTGACTGGCCCCTATAAATCATTCTTTAATCAGCGGCCTCTGAGATTGGGCGCAGACACCCACGGGAGCAGCACTGTGACACCTCAACTCCTCCCCATGTGTCTCTTCAGTCCTAGGAGTTTTTATCCTCTTCTGTTTCCACCTCGGGCTTGTCTGCATTTGTATCCGTCATCAGGAAACTAAGAGGAATGACCCACCCTGCACACTCTGCTCATACCAACACCCCAACACTTGCTCTGCTAGGAAGTGTTTGTCAAATAAGACCAGGGAAAAGATTACTGGTTTGAGGTTGCAAGAGAATGCAGGCACTAGGTCCAAGTGAGCAAAGCAGGCAACTAAGTCCCAGAACAACTGAGACCCTGAAAGCTCTGGTCTTACTGTGTGTCAGCAGGTCTTTGCTATTAGATTCGTTTGGGAATATGTACCAGCTGGCATGATAAGGCACTAAGGTGAGTCCTGCTTAATCACCTCATCTTGAGGCCTTGGGTCTTGAAGAGGCTCTTGTGTCAAAGTCTAGTTTTAAGACCTTTATTATTCCAGCCAataatgtgtttacatgttgaATACTCCTCACTTAATGTGTTACCATGCAGCCAGGTAGAGTTTCAGTAGAGAGGAACTGTACAAACCACACACAAAGTGGGATGAAAAGGGGTAAATAGGTAAAATAGGGGCCTGGGTCCAAATAAGAAACCTCTAATTCTCTAATTAGGAATGTACAGGACTCTGATTAGAGTTTTGCTAATCCACACAGAAAATTTTACTTGATGGAAAAGATGGATGTCCCTTAAACTAAACCTTCATCCATAAGAAAGGAAGGTCTTTGATCTAAAGTTTATGTTTGTAAgctaacataaacacatatgaacatgaatgttttcattgtgtTATTCTCACCAGCAGATCTGATTCTGTTTGAAGATGGAGAGGAGTTATTCTGACAAGTCACGACAGGGAATCAATACTTAGTTATGCAAATATGAAACAGAGCTATATATAAGATTTCTATTCATTAGTGCAATATCTCCTATATTGACTGAAATATGCACCcctatatttcatatttaatttaatttatataatttttaaacTCTACCTATAATTTGATACTGCTGAGTGAAGAGGAACGATTAATCCGTTTCAGCTGACAGTTGAATATCAATATTAGAGAACCAGTTTGATTATATCACTTGACCTTCATCAGCAAATGGAATTGTAGATATtcagatttccttttttttaatcatctctttaaaggataggttcacaatgttttaagtctgttttacAGCAATAGTCAGGTGTGTATTTGAACTGGTTTTGtttgctgtgatcattcctcctgttcattctgACCAACAGAAGATTCCTTCCAAAGGttcttacaatgtaagtgatgggagacaaaatccacagtcctcatttttgtgcaaaaatgtatttaaaactttagctcatatgaggcttcagccatttGAGTTACTCAAAACaggtggatatcttccacattCGTTTTAGTAaaaatttccctctttgtgtgttGACAGACAGTATTttctgcagtggaaggattgtaaTAGAAAGAGGGAATGTGGCACTAAAAACaaagtaactttgaaagataataacttgatttgactaactggcccccatcatttacatttgaagtgcattatgaagggatcttctaatggccagtgtaaacaggaggaattattatggcaagaaaaaacctatttcaatgttcatttgggctcctgataATTGTTTtgggacagacttgaaaaattgtgaacctattaAGGACTGAGTAATGTTGATGCAAGTGGAACTCAAATGACAAAAGTTAGAAATGGACCTGAACAGACGAAAAAATGTAACCAAATTCAATATCAAGAAATACAACGTGCAGTCATATAAACAGAAAAGAGAACATTATAGTGCTGTGGTTGGTGCTGGAAAGCCAAGCCTTTTTCTCTGGATAGAGAGCTCCAGGGTTATGGAAGTGTAACAGATGGATGATGTTTATGGATTTGTGTCATCCTGTCTTGGTTTGGCACATGCTGTGTGTTGAAATGTGTCCAAATATTTCAccactatttttttctgtacctACATGAACCATACACATGCTTAAAAGCTCACCTGGCTGGGGAAATGTACACATATGAGGATGTGTTTCACTGTCACAAAAAGCTTACATGTTTTACTATGCAACTGCTCGATGAGAAGAGAGTAAAGTCAAATGAGTGAAGGAAAAGCTGAAtactatttttttaatgcaaagaTGCTCTGACGTCACCGTGCTGAAGCATTTTTCTGTCGCTCAGGCGCTTTGGAGCTGACAGTCCGCAGAAGTTGCCAAGAGAGCGCgtctcccctccccccccaatCCTGCTTCTCGCTCGTGCGTGATGATGACCATGACCGCGTCCAGGAGTTTTAAAGGAGGATGTCTTTTCCAAACTCAGTGCGCAGCGGAGGATGGCTTTTCCATCAACGACCTGAGGAGATGGGACGCGGATGGACTGTGTTAATACGATGAAGTGATGGAAGTGTTGAACTGACCAAACATACaagttttgtgattttctttttctgccttGGCGACAGAAAACAATCCAGCCACTTAAGCGACTAAACAATCAGAAATGACGGAAATCAATTAGAAAACCATGCACTGTTCATATCCATGGAGAGATGGCATGCGCGCTCCTCTTCAGTCGACTTCTTCCCTTCTCACACAGGCTCTCAAGAACATCCATTTGTTTGCTATCTCTTTTCCTTTCATATTTGTGTTACTGTGTATTATTCCCTGCCGATAACATCATGCAAAAGTCAGGTGATCCGATGCCCAGCTGCCAGCGCGTCTTGGCTGATGGAGGCAAAAGGCGCCTTCAGAAATCCGCGTCGTGCGTTTTGCCGTTGGATGCAAGACCGAGCAGCGTTGAGGCATCTCGGCCTAAAGCCGACCAAAGACCTCCTTCGGCTCTCCTGGTCGTCAGGAATGACACCCCCAGCCCACCGATGGGTAATTTAAAGTTTGGGAATAAAAAGTTACCGAATGCCATCATAGTTGGTGTGAAAAAGGGAGGGACGAGAGCTGTTTTGGAGTTCATAAGAATTCATCCTGATGTGCGAGCGGCTGGCACAGAGACACACTTCTTCGACAGGAATTATGATAGAGGCCTGGAGTGGTACAGGTAAGAGCATATCTCACCTGCACAGGTGCATGTCTAGCTGCTCCAGCATTGCCCATGTAATATGATCTTTAAACAAATAACCTGCAAATGACTACGGTAACAGATCTGCTAAGAAATCAGAGATTGTTGATGTGATGAATTGTTAAAGTTTATTTTGGGACACAACAGTGGATAATTAAATTACATGACACTAGTGAATGTTTGTAACTGTAAGTGGGATGAATGATTATTAAACTGAGTTAGTGAAAGTGTGGCATTTTCATTTGGCTGAGGACCCTCAAAGACTCCTGGGAGTGTTTGGACTTCAGAGCCAGTGGCTGATGGTCTACTGTGTTTGCATGATCTTAAATTCATGTACCTGCTCTCTCCATAAGTATCAGAATGATGATATAAAACCATATGAAATGTGATATGCACCACCCAGTCAGACTGTTTTGCTTCATAATCCAAAAGATGATGATTTGACCAATATTAACTTCAAATTTAATTCCAAATTCCTACAAATAGAGTCCAAAGGGACTTAGTTGTAGCTGTTCATGCAGCTACACctgctttatgtttttctttctattcttttttaaataattctCTTTGTAGCCTGTCTATTCTCACGAGTGTATCCTTGCCAAATTCTGTACTaatggaatttttaaaaatgctaaaaatgatgatgaagaagaaataaTTGAGGGAAACACAAAAGCTGAGATAAATGATGACCTCTGTCTCCTGCCAGTTGTATAGCCTACAAGTCCTTCTGAAAATTAAAACCATCTTTCATATAAAAATCAGCTGCTTATTGTCAAATCTGTTACTGTATGCTGTACTTGTCCCTTTCCCTCCCTGGGTAAATATGTTGGAtatgttttcagtctctccACTCATTTTACAATCTTATTGCAAAAAAACTTTATAGGCCTGAGCTTTGTGTGCACTGGCAGAACAGTGGCTCTTTTTTTGGATGCACTGTAGAGCAATTCATCAGAGTTCTCATAAAATCTAACCTCTGGAGGCAAACAGTGTAAACTGCCATGTGCTGGCTTATTGTAGCTGCCAGGCCTCTGAGCTattgtcttgtttatttatattaattatgcTAACAGCTCAAAGTGAATGATTTatggattttaaaatgttacatgaAGCACGTTTAACAAAGTGTAGCCCCATTAAATTGCTTTGTTTGAAATAGTCAGATATAAATCCCATATATGAAATATCCATATCAATATTTAAAGTTCTTAATTACAGATTTAAaccaaatgtgcacacacacacacacacacacacacacgcacaaacacacacacacacacacgcacacacacacacatacacagagatcTACTTCCAAATACATTTCATGTTAATGATTGGCTGTCATGTAGCCTGGAAGAAGGATGTGTATCAGTagtattataaaataattatagaCTGCAAGGATCTCCACTAATTGGCACTCTTCGGGACGGTTGGCGGCTGAAGCCCTTTTATCTCAGAGATGAGATGTGAACCCTCGCCTGTTACCGTAGTTTGATTGTCAGCTGTCAAAGCTGCAGAGAGAAGGTCAAATGCCAACTCACTGACTTTTGAGGATTGctttcaaaataaacatttgcttCTCAGCAACTGTCATGTAAAGACTCATCAATAAAGGCCAAACTATTGTTTTGATTAGTCATAGTCACTTAATATGCAATCGAATGAGCTGTGGGCATGTTTAGTTCGATGCAATCTTgaaacagaaaggataaaggaaaaggaggagtGACAAAGGTCCATGAAGTTAACTTCCCACGCACGGATGCATCAGATGGCCACTTGACTGTCAAGAATACATTAAATGAAATGCAATAATGACACAAGTCTGAGCAGCGCTTAAGACTACATCCTTGGTAAAAGCAAggctttgtttgttgtttttttaaaactgttttggAAATAACAAATTTCAGAAGAATCTATTCACAAAAAATGCATCTGTACCCTTTTATATGggctgtgtttttgtgctgaTGGGTCAGTATGAtgcttcagtgttcattttccAGTTGGTTCAATCAACTTCATACTGTAGAAAAATAGCAGTTTTCAATTTGCCAGATAGTTTGGACATGATGCATGTCATGTCATCTGTTTTTGTTAGCCAAGTTGCCATCCAATGCATCATCCAAATGTAGATGTTAAAGCCATTATGTGTAGGATTCGAAAATTTCCTCTTCAAATTATATTTGAACAGGTAGGCCACAGTGGCCTACTTTTTAGACCCAGAAGTAACCCAACGGAGTCAGTCTGCTATATGTGCTCTGTTTGCATTTATGGTGATTTATTACTCTTGAACCATGCTAGGCTGATGCACAAGAGAACTGTCTGTGAGACAAGTCTCCTGTGACAACAAACAACTATGACTTTGCGTCAGTGCTCCTATTATCCTTAACATCGAGAAACTGGGTTCACGGCCAAACTGGAGCTTCTCAGTTGAGGTGGTTTTGTGCCTTTGCAACTCACTTGTGTAATCCTGCCCTAAATAGACATCTaatgcacacttttttttctccttttgacAGAGTGAATGCAAGGACATTATGTCCTCTGTGTCTGACTCTCTTAGCCTTTGTGGTAATTTAAGCAATTCAGAATAGCAGTGCaagaaaatatgttgaaaaGACACTTAAagtaatatgaatataaatgagaAACCCTTATCTTATTGGaacttttactgtgtgttttcatctttcATCCAGAGGTTTAATGCCAAGGACTCTTGAAAGCCAAATCACGATGGAGAAGACACCAAGCTACTTTGTGACTAAAGAGACACCACACAGGATCTCTGCCATGTCCCGAGATACCAAGCTCATTGTGGTGGTGAGGGACCCTGTCACCCGTGCAATATCAGATTACACTCAGACTTTATCCAAAACGCCTGACCTGCCGAGCTTCCAGGAGCTGGCCTTCAGAAACCAGAGCCTGGGCATCGTGGACACGTCCTGGAACGCCATTCGGATCGGCCTGTACGCCCTGCACCTTGAAAACTGGCTCCGTTACTTCCCCCTGGCTCACATCCACTTTGTTAGTGGAGAGCGTCTTATCACAGACCCGGCGGGGGAGTTGGCTCGGGTGCAGGACTTCCTAGGGTTAAAACGTATTGTCACAGACAAACACTTCTATTTCAACCGCACCAAGGGCTTCCCTTGCCTTAAGAAGCCTGAGAGCAGTGGCTCGCCCCGTTGCCTGGGCAAGTCAAAGGGCAGAACTCATGTGCAGATAGACAGAGATGCTATCGAACAGCTGCGAGACTTCTACAGACCTT is drawn from Thunnus thynnus chromosome 20, fThuThy2.1, whole genome shotgun sequence and contains these coding sequences:
- the LOC137172210 gene encoding heparan sulfate glucosamine 3-O-sulfotransferase 2-like, whose product is MACALLFSRLLPFSHRLSRTSICLLSLFLSYLCYCVLFPADNIMQKSGDPMPSCQRVLADGGKRRLQKSASCVLPLDARPSSVEASRPKADQRPPSALLVVRNDTPSPPMGNLKFGNKKLPNAIIVGVKKGGTRAVLEFIRIHPDVRAAGTETHFFDRNYDRGLEWYRGLMPRTLESQITMEKTPSYFVTKETPHRISAMSRDTKLIVVVRDPVTRAISDYTQTLSKTPDLPSFQELAFRNQSLGIVDTSWNAIRIGLYALHLENWLRYFPLAHIHFVSGERLITDPAGELARVQDFLGLKRIVTDKHFYFNRTKGFPCLKKPESSGSPRCLGKSKGRTHVQIDRDAIEQLRDFYRPYNVKFYEMVGHDFKWE